In Erigeron canadensis isolate Cc75 chromosome 1, C_canadensis_v1, whole genome shotgun sequence, a single window of DNA contains:
- the LOC122591494 gene encoding putative wall-associated receptor kinase-like 16 produces the protein MYSRILLAAVAVVVVVANAFLGPVSSQQTDCERSCGDIDIPFPFGLEEGCYHSKDQLVTCNRSSAGDPILFLNKSPIVIKNMVPADSTIRVMGDVAHDCNDNSPDQDIRNKAWLSLKNFWISDDNSFFAIGCQTDAYVIGRKKKDQVITGCVTTCDDNSSSGNTNGSCSGNGCCEMTFQKGLGYSKVMVSRNNTIPLKSCSHAFVVEKGGYNFLSTDLADFGKEEMPMLLVWAIGDKTCKEVDKGADDFLCKGDHQGCVEDYDGPGYRCHCKEGYAGNPYIKDNCANIDECKVGTHNCTEKQKCVDKEGDFACIGNELPIVQISIGTSVAGLFLLLLFTWIYLGLKRRKNLILREKFFKQNGGIMLQQRISGDGGSQIQAKLFTVEELEKATNNYDQSKIIGKGGFGTVYKGVLPDDIIVAIKKSKIVDQTQTQVDQFINEVIILSRINHRNVVKLIGCCLETEVPSLVYEFIPNGTLFDHLHGVSKYKAINWDIRLRIAIETAGALSYLHSAASVPIIHRDVKPMNILIDSSYVEKVADFGASRLIPMDQKELATMVQGTLGYLDPEYFHTSQLTEKSDVYSFGVVLVELLTGKKIIDFDRPEKERNLIKHFIAFLEKETLLEVLDEHLQLKEVPHDIILVSRLAQRCLHLKGDERPTMKEVALELEGISASMIDKHPWVKNTSNEEATEYLPNEPSESCEVTDDSNTGPTDFYSIIRKPKITPI, from the exons ATGTATTCACGAATACTGCTAGCAGCAGTagcagtagtagtagtagtagcaaACGCATTTTTGGGGCCAGTAAGTTCTCAACAGACAGATTGTGAAAGATCGTGTGGTGATATTGATATTCCATTCCCCTTTGGTTTAGAAGAAGGATGCTACCACAGTAAAGATCAACTTGTTACTTGTAATAGATCATCTGCCGGCGATCCCATACTTTTCCTTAATAAAAGCCCcattgttattaaaaatatgGTGCCTGCTGACAGTACAATACGGGTTATGGGTGATGTTGCCCATGATTGCAACGACAACAGCCCTGATCAAGATATACGCAACAAGGCATGGCTGAGTTTGAAGAATTTCTGGATCTCAGACGACAACAGCTTTTTTGCCATTGGGTGTCAGACAGACGCATACGTGAtaggaaggaaaaaaaaggacCAGGTCATTACCGGATGTGTCACTACATGTGATGACAACAGTAGTAGTGGTAACACAAATGGATCTTGCTCCGGAAATGGGTGTTGTGAAATGACGTTTCAAAAAGGGCTGGGCTATTCAAAAGTGATGGTAAGTAGAAACAATACAATTCCGTTGAAATCTTGTAGCCATGCTTTTGTCGTTGAAAAAGGGGGGTACAACTTTTTATCCACTGATCTTGCTGATTTTGGAAAAGAAGAGATGCCGATGTTACTTGTCTGGGCAATTGGAGACAAGACTTGTAAAGAGGTTGATAAGGGAGCCGATGATTTCTTATGCAAAGGAGATCATCAAGGATGCGTTGAAGATTATGATGGCCCGGGGTATCGTTGTCATTGCAAGGAGGGTTATGCTGGCAACCCATATATTAAAGATAACTGCGCAA ATATTGATGAGTGTAAAGTCGGAACTCATAATTGCACAGAGAAACAGAAATGCGTTGATAAGGAAGGAGACTTTGCTTGCATTGGAAATGAATTACCCATTGTACAGATTTCCATAG GTACCTCAGTTGCTGGCTTATTTCTGCTTTTACTCTTTACCTGGATATACTTGGGACTCAAAAGGCGTAAGAATTTGATTCTTAGAGAAAAATTCTTTAAGCAAAATGGTGGAATAATGTTGCAGCAAAGAATTTCCGGGGATGGGGGTTCTCAAATTCAAGCTAAACTCTTCACGGTAGAGGAGCTTGAGAAGGCAACCAACAACTATGATCAGAGCAAAATTATTGGAAAGGGTGGCTTTGGCACAGTATATAAAGGAGTTCTACCCGATGACATTATAGTCGCCATAAAGAAGTCCAAGATAGTAGATCAAACACAAACCCAAGTCGATCAATTTATTAATGAAGTTATTATCCTTTCCCGGATCAATCACAGGAATGTGGTGAAGCTGATTGGTTGCTGCCTGGAAACAGAAGTTCCTTCATTAGTTTACGAATTTATTCCAAATGGCACCCTCTTTGATCACCTCCACGGCGTATCCAAGTACAAGGCTATTAATTGGGACATCCGGCTGAGAATTGCAATAGAGACAGCTGGAGCACTTTCATATTTACACTCTGCTGCGTCTGTCCCAATCATTCACCGAGATGTCAAGCCAATGAATATACTTATCGATAGTAGCTATGTAGAAAAAGTAGCTGATTTTGGAGCGTCAAGGCTAATTCCTATGGATCAGAAGGAATTAGCGACAATGGTACAAGGAACACTAGGTTACTTAGATCCGGAGTACTTTCACACAAGTCAACTCACTGAAAAGAGTGATGTTTATAGTTTCGGGGTAGTACTGGTGGAACTCTTAACCGGAAAAAAGATTATTGACTTTGATAGACCAGAGAAAGAAAGGaatttaatcaaacattttATCGCTTTTTTAGAAAAAGAGACTCTATTAGAGGTTCTTGATGAACACTTACAACTAAAGGAAGTTCCTCACGATATCATCCTAGTTTCAAGGCTTGCACAAAGATGCCTACACCTTAAAGGAGACGAAAGGCCTACCATGAAGGAAGTGGCGTTAGAGCTGGAAGGAATATCGGCATCAATGATTGACAAGCATCCATGGGTGAAAAACACTTCAAATGAAGAAGCCACTGAATATTTGCCTAATGAACCAAGTGAATCTTGTGAAGTCACTGACGACTCCAACACAGGCCCAACAGATTTTTATAGCATTATCCGAAAGCCTAAGATAACACCAATTTAA